A stretch of the Bacillus anthracis str. Vollum genome encodes the following:
- a CDS encoding histidine phosphatase family protein, whose translation MQILLIRHGESEADILNVHEGRADFELTEKGRQQVQRLVQKVKADFPPDFIWASTLKRARETGETLAEGIGCPIQLEEELMEFNNGVQAGLSFEEAKKYPEPKFLHDRFENGESFIEFRMRIEGIFSKIVTENTYDRIAIVAHGGVINSLLRAFFKMPISMDYYFKMGDTGISLIEIDGEQKTVHFINDTNHLHGM comes from the coding sequence ATGCAAATACTACTAATACGCCACGGAGAATCAGAAGCTGATATTTTAAACGTACATGAAGGACGAGCTGACTTTGAATTAACAGAAAAGGGAAGACAGCAAGTGCAAAGACTTGTACAGAAAGTGAAAGCAGATTTTCCACCAGATTTCATTTGGGCAAGTACATTAAAACGCGCTCGAGAAACTGGTGAAACGTTAGCAGAAGGAATTGGGTGCCCAATTCAATTAGAAGAGGAATTAATGGAGTTTAATAATGGAGTGCAAGCAGGTCTTTCATTTGAAGAAGCTAAGAAATATCCCGAGCCAAAGTTTCTTCATGATCGTTTTGAAAACGGGGAATCATTTATTGAATTTAGAATGAGAATAGAAGGCATCTTTTCTAAAATCGTGACGGAGAATACATATGACCGAATTGCAATTGTTGCACACGGTGGTGTAATAAATAGTCTATTACGTGCGTTTTTCAAAATGCCAATTTCAATGGACTATTATTTTAAAATGGGAGATACGGGAATAAGCTTAATTGAAATTGACGGTGAACAAAAAACGGTACATTTCATTAATGATACGAATCATTTGCACGGGATGTAG
- a CDS encoding NUDIX hydrolase, which translates to MTVLYNKKVHAYVTREKEGVMQLLVFKHRDIPEAGIQIPGGTVEEGETLEAAILREVQEETGLRHLCIERFLADYIIHVKEKKEYQKRHFFHVTLLTDVKDSWEHIVSAGKEDEGLVFCYDWVDIAKCPELAGKQGEFLHLLDEVYVK; encoded by the coding sequence ATGACGGTGTTATATAATAAAAAAGTACACGCATATGTGACAAGAGAAAAAGAAGGAGTTATGCAACTGCTTGTTTTTAAACATCGTGATATACCTGAAGCTGGTATACAAATACCAGGAGGAACAGTGGAAGAAGGGGAAACATTAGAAGCAGCGATTTTACGTGAAGTACAAGAAGAGACTGGATTACGTCATTTATGCATAGAACGATTCCTAGCTGATTACATCATACATGTGAAAGAAAAAAAGGAATATCAAAAACGCCATTTCTTCCACGTAACATTACTAACAGATGTAAAAGATAGTTGGGAACATATTGTAAGTGCTGGTAAGGAAGATGAAGGGTTGGTATTTTGCTACGACTGGGTTGATATTGCAAAATGCCCTGAATTAGCCGGGAAACAAGGTGAGTTTTTACATTTGTTAGATGAAGTATATGTAAAGTAA
- a CDS encoding NfeD family protein, with translation MAAWVIWFIIAGILFIAEMLSITFYMLWLGIGAVVGGLIALFAPEALLLQVVAGAIVSLTLTFFTKRISKNFREAKGFTDTVDMLVGKKGIVMQAITKETNGIVKVDGDTWTAVADAPIDTGEKVVVIKRNSTILQVKKESE, from the coding sequence ATGGCTGCTTGGGTAATTTGGTTTATCATAGCTGGTATTTTATTTATTGCGGAAATGCTGTCGATTACGTTTTACATGCTTTGGCTTGGAATTGGAGCTGTTGTCGGAGGTCTTATTGCTTTATTTGCCCCTGAAGCACTACTATTACAAGTTGTTGCTGGTGCGATTGTAAGTTTAACATTGACTTTCTTTACGAAAAGAATATCAAAAAACTTTCGAGAAGCAAAAGGTTTTACTGATACAGTAGATATGTTGGTCGGTAAAAAAGGGATTGTCATGCAAGCGATTACAAAAGAAACGAATGGTATTGTGAAGGTGGATGGAGATACTTGGACAGCTGTTGCAGATGCTCCAATTGATACTGGAGAAAAAGTTGTTGTTATAAAGAGAAATAGTACTATATTACAAGTGAAAAAGGAGAGTGAATAA
- a CDS encoding amidase family protein yields the protein MEMQFNTLLQKELTIHDIQTAMEDEKLTSKELVMYYLHRIAKYDQDGPKINSILEINPDAIFIAEALDHERKIKGIRGPLHGIPVLLKDNIETNDSMHTSAGTIALEQHISSEDAFLVTKLREAGAVIIGKANMTELANGMSFDMWAGYSARGGQTINPYGTGEDDMFVGGSSTGSAIAVAANFTVVSVGTETDGSILSPAVQNSVVGIKPTVGLISRRGIIPFTYSQDTAGPFARTVTDAAILLGSLTVVDEKDVATHKSKGIAEHDYTKYLDVNGLNGAKIGVYSNAPKEYYESGEYDEKLFKKTIEVLRSEGATVVEDIDIPSFHREWSWGVSLYELKHSLDNYLSKLPSTIPVHSISELMEFNENIAERALKYGQTKLERRKDVPNTLRNPEYINARLEDIYFSQEQGIDFALEKYNLDAILFPSYIGSTICAKAGYPSIAIPAGYMEGGRPFGITLASTAFSEGTLIKLAYAFEQATNHRKIPGLS from the coding sequence ATGGAGATGCAGTTCAATACACTATTACAAAAAGAATTAACAATTCATGATATACAAACAGCGATGGAAGATGAAAAGTTAACTTCAAAAGAATTAGTTATGTATTATCTTCATAGAATTGCAAAGTATGATCAAGACGGACCGAAAATTAATTCTATTTTAGAAATAAATCCGGACGCTATTTTTATTGCAGAAGCGTTAGATCATGAAAGAAAGATTAAAGGTATAAGAGGTCCATTACATGGTATACCTGTTTTACTTAAAGACAATATTGAAACGAACGACTCTATGCATACAAGTGCAGGTACGATTGCTCTAGAACAACATATAAGTAGTGAAGATGCATTTCTCGTTACGAAGCTGAGAGAAGCAGGGGCAGTAATAATAGGAAAAGCAAATATGACAGAATTAGCAAATGGAATGTCTTTTGACATGTGGGCTGGATATAGTGCAAGAGGTGGGCAAACAATCAATCCTTACGGTACAGGTGAGGATGACATGTTTGTTGGAGGCTCAAGTACAGGGTCTGCCATAGCGGTTGCTGCTAACTTTACAGTAGTATCTGTTGGAACAGAAACAGATGGTTCTATATTGAGTCCAGCTGTTCAAAACTCTGTAGTAGGTATTAAACCGACTGTTGGTTTAATTAGTCGTAGAGGTATTATTCCGTTCACATATTCGCAAGATACAGCCGGTCCATTTGCTAGAACCGTAACAGATGCAGCAATTTTACTAGGGAGTTTAACTGTGGTAGATGAGAAAGATGTAGCTACTCATAAAAGTAAAGGGATAGCAGAGCATGATTATACGAAATACCTTGATGTTAACGGTTTAAATGGAGCGAAGATTGGTGTATATAGCAATGCACCAAAAGAGTATTATGAATCTGGTGAGTATGATGAAAAATTGTTTAAGAAAACGATTGAGGTATTACGTAGTGAGGGAGCGACAGTAGTAGAAGATATTGATATTCCGTCTTTTCATAGAGAATGGAGCTGGGGTGTATCGCTCTATGAATTAAAGCATAGTTTAGATAACTATCTTTCGAAATTACCTTCTACTATTCCAGTACATTCTATTTCAGAGTTAATGGAGTTTAATGAAAACATAGCAGAAAGAGCTTTGAAATATGGACAAACTAAGTTGGAGAGAAGAAAAGATGTTCCTAATACGTTAAGAAATCCTGAATATATAAACGCAAGATTAGAAGATATATATTTTTCTCAAGAACAAGGCATTGATTTTGCACTGGAAAAATATAATCTTGATGCGATTCTGTTCCCTTCTTATATAGGCTCCACTATATGTGCGAAAGCAGGTTATCCGTCTATAGCAATACCTGCAGGGTATATGGAAGGTGGAAGACCTTTTGGGATTACTCTTGCAAGTACAGCTTTTAGTGAAGGGACATTAATTAAACTAGCATACGCTTTTGAACAAGCGACAAACCATAGAAAAATCCCGGGATTGTCATAA
- a CDS encoding class I SAM-dependent DNA methyltransferase produces the protein MSKKLIYSDYDIFASIYNKHWGHYAEHAYLLLEKLVLQYAPPHSHILDLCCGTGHLTKKLIDNHFVVTGIDGSAQMIEYARQNAPDAAFIVDDARYFNINEQFQYVISTGDSLNHILKLDELKSVFRNVYSVLHSEGTFVFDMNTEKGFLENWTASFHISADEYVCTIDSTYDSENKKAEMNFILFQHDIDNNWTRSDFSFEEACYSNEEIISSLESVGFKDIQSHGTNRAFFICQK, from the coding sequence ATGTCTAAAAAGCTAATTTATTCTGATTATGATATTTTCGCATCCATTTATAATAAGCATTGGGGGCATTATGCTGAACACGCTTATCTACTTTTGGAAAAACTCGTTTTACAATATGCACCACCACATTCTCATATTTTAGATCTTTGCTGTGGGACTGGTCACCTTACTAAGAAATTAATTGATAATCATTTTGTGGTAACTGGTATAGATGGTTCTGCTCAAATGATTGAATACGCACGTCAAAACGCTCCAGACGCAGCCTTTATCGTAGATGATGCTCGCTATTTCAACATAAATGAGCAATTTCAATATGTTATCTCTACTGGCGATAGCTTAAACCATATTTTAAAATTAGATGAATTAAAAAGTGTTTTTCGTAATGTTTATTCCGTATTACATAGCGAAGGTACATTCGTATTTGATATGAATACGGAAAAAGGCTTTCTTGAAAATTGGACTGCTTCGTTTCATATTTCAGCAGACGAATATGTTTGTACGATTGATTCTACATATGATAGTGAAAATAAAAAAGCAGAAATGAACTTTATACTATTTCAGCATGACATAGATAATAATTGGACAAGAAGTGACTTTTCATTTGAAGAAGCTTGTTATTCCAATGAAGAAATAATTTCTTCGCTAGAATCCGTAGGTTTTAAGGACATTCAATCACACGGTACAAATAGGGCATTTTTTATTTGTCAAAAATAA
- a CDS encoding MFS transporter — MQQRSLTYYLGSKICITLADIVYIMIITTHMYITTKSATLTALFPLLQVITNLIANTSAPLIMNRFSSYSLLFTLQWSKTALLFLLMILFPVLSTNIVALLIFIFFISLCSGWSAPLLYGILPRLTPKENLVKVNSIFSFFTQIAQAAAYTFTSVIVLLIGATSTLMMNNILMIFGCVALHFSLRSIHNEQVIEPSSSKAAALLEGWKLLFQNPALRTVTCMDLIETFAGTIWIGAITMAYVTTVLHKGEEWWGYINTSYYVGTLIGGLLAWKMSTYIQNNLIRSMAIGSLMFSILTFLYGMTSSGLIALFLCVLMGPCYQVRDISQTTVLQSSVEPTLLSKMYTAHGALLSTASGLSMLSVGIITDIFGVRTIYIIASLLILCSACLSFSLLKYRKTDQKNISM; from the coding sequence TTGCAACAACGTTCATTAACTTACTATTTAGGATCGAAAATATGCATTACTCTCGCTGACATCGTATACATAATGATTATTACAACTCATATGTATATCACAACTAAATCCGCTACATTAACTGCTCTTTTTCCATTATTACAAGTCATAACTAACCTTATAGCAAATACATCTGCACCACTTATAATGAATCGCTTTTCATCTTATTCATTACTGTTTACATTACAATGGTCAAAAACTGCCCTATTATTTTTATTAATGATATTATTCCCGGTCCTTTCTACAAACATTGTAGCACTATTAATTTTCATTTTTTTCATTTCATTATGTAGTGGCTGGAGCGCTCCATTACTATACGGTATTCTACCGCGCCTTACACCAAAAGAAAATTTAGTAAAAGTAAATAGTATTTTTTCCTTTTTCACACAAATTGCCCAAGCCGCTGCTTATACATTTACAAGTGTTATTGTTCTTCTTATCGGTGCTACTTCTACACTCATGATGAATAATATTTTGATGATTTTCGGATGTGTTGCACTACACTTTTCATTACGTTCCATACATAATGAGCAAGTAATAGAGCCTTCTTCTTCAAAAGCTGCTGCTTTATTGGAGGGTTGGAAACTCTTATTTCAAAATCCTGCTCTCCGCACCGTTACATGTATGGACTTAATTGAAACTTTCGCAGGGACGATATGGATTGGCGCTATTACCATGGCTTATGTAACAACCGTCCTTCATAAAGGAGAAGAATGGTGGGGATATATTAATACAAGTTATTACGTTGGCACGTTAATTGGCGGGCTATTAGCCTGGAAAATGAGTACATACATTCAAAACAATTTAATTCGTTCCATGGCGATAGGCTCTCTTATGTTTAGTATTCTTACATTTTTATATGGTATGACAAGTAGCGGGTTGATTGCCTTATTTCTATGTGTTCTAATGGGGCCATGTTATCAAGTTAGAGATATTTCTCAAACGACAGTGTTACAATCTAGTGTCGAGCCTACTCTATTATCCAAAATGTATACAGCTCATGGTGCACTCCTCTCGACGGCTTCTGGTCTTTCTATGCTTAGTGTTGGCATTATTACCGATATTTTCGGTGTTCGTACGATTTATATCATCGCTTCTCTTCTTATTTTATGTTCTGCTTGTTTATCTTTTAGCCTATTAAAATATCGTAAAACAGATCAAAAAAATATTTCAATGTAA
- a CDS encoding SPFH domain-containing protein — translation MVALTLTIIFALIVVTFIALTIKIIPQQKVGVVERFGKFQRVMQPGLNLLIPIVDRVRVYHDLRIQQTNVPPQKVITKDNVQVEIDTIIFYQVVEPELATYGISNYEYGVRNITSATMRQIIGKMELDETLSGREKISTEIRLALDEATEKWGVRIERVEVVDINPPKDVQASMEKQMKAERNKRAIILEAEAAKQDKVLRAEGEKQSKILMAEGDKEARIREAEGIKEAKELEAQGEARAIEEIAKAEQNRIELLREANLDERILAYKSFESLAEVAKGPANKVFIPSNAIETLGTLGAIGEIFKEKQAKKLPLNNTEKE, via the coding sequence ATGGTAGCATTAACGTTAACGATTATTTTCGCACTAATTGTTGTTACATTTATCGCATTGACAATCAAAATTATTCCACAGCAAAAAGTTGGAGTCGTTGAAAGATTTGGTAAGTTTCAGCGTGTGATGCAGCCAGGATTAAATTTATTAATCCCGATTGTAGATCGCGTTCGTGTATATCATGACTTACGTATTCAGCAAACGAATGTACCACCGCAGAAAGTAATTACGAAAGATAATGTACAAGTAGAAATTGATACGATTATTTTCTATCAAGTCGTTGAGCCTGAACTTGCGACATATGGTATTTCGAACTATGAATATGGTGTTCGTAACATTACTTCAGCAACGATGCGTCAAATCATTGGTAAAATGGAACTGGATGAAACGTTATCTGGTCGTGAAAAAATTTCAACAGAAATTCGCTTAGCGCTTGATGAAGCAACAGAAAAATGGGGCGTTCGCATTGAACGTGTTGAAGTTGTCGATATTAATCCGCCTAAAGATGTGCAAGCGTCAATGGAAAAACAAATGAAAGCAGAACGTAATAAACGTGCGATCATATTAGAAGCTGAAGCTGCAAAGCAAGATAAAGTCCTTCGTGCTGAAGGGGAAAAGCAAAGTAAAATCTTAATGGCTGAAGGGGATAAAGAAGCACGTATTCGAGAAGCGGAAGGTATTAAAGAAGCAAAAGAATTAGAAGCACAAGGGGAAGCAAGAGCGATTGAGGAAATTGCAAAAGCAGAACAAAATCGAATTGAATTACTTCGTGAAGCAAATTTAGATGAGCGTATACTTGCTTACAAATCATTTGAATCATTAGCTGAAGTTGCGAAAGGGCCAGCAAATAAAGTCTTTATTCCATCTAATGCAATTGAAACACTTGGTACTCTTGGGGCAATTGGAGAAATCTTTAAAGAAAAACAAGCGAAGAAACTGCCTTTAAATAATACAGAAAAAGAATAA
- the alr gene encoding alanine racemase has product MSLKYGRDTIVEVDLNAVKHNVKEFKKRVNDENIAMMAAVKANGYGHGAVEVAKAAIEAGINQLAIAFVDEAIELREAGINVPILILGYTSVAAAEEAIQYDVMMTVYRSEDLQGINEIANRLQKKAQIQVKIDTGMSRIGLQEEEVKPFLEELKRMEYVEVVGMFTHYSTADEIDKSYTNMQTSLFEKAVNTAKELGIHIPYIHSSNSAGSMEPSNTFQNMVRVGIGIYGMYPSKEVNHSVVSLQPALSLKSKVAHIKHAKKNRGVSYGNTYVTTGEEWIATVPIGYADGYNRQLSNKGHALINGVRVPVIGRVCMDQLMLDVSKAMPVQVGDEVVFYGKQGEENIAVEEIADMLGTINYEVTCMLDRRIPRVYKENNETTAVVNILRKN; this is encoded by the coding sequence ATGAGTTTGAAATATGGAAGAGATACAATTGTTGAAGTTGACTTAAATGCAGTAAAACATAATGTAAAAGAATTTAAAAAACGTGTGAATGATGAAAATATTGCAATGATGGCTGCTGTAAAAGCGAATGGGTATGGTCATGGGGCAGTTGAAGTTGCAAAAGCTGCTATTGAAGCAGGAATAAATCAGCTTGCAATTGCATTTGTAGATGAAGCGATAGAGTTAAGAGAAGCAGGAATTAACGTGCCGATTTTAATTTTAGGCTATACATCAGTAGCGGCTGCGGAAGAAGCAATTCAATATGACGTTATGATGACCGTTTATAGAAGTGAAGATTTACAAGGTATAAATGAAATCGCAAACCGTCTTCAAAAGAAAGCGCAAATTCAGGTGAAAATTGATACAGGAATGAGTCGCATTGGTTTACAGGAAGAAGAGGTTAAACCATTTTTAGAGGAATTAAAACGTATGGAGTATGTAGAGGTAGTGGGAATGTTTACACATTACTCTACGGCAGATGAAATCGATAAATCATATACGAATATGCAAACAAGTTTATTTGAGAAAGCTGTCAATACAGCAAAAGAATTAGGAATTCATATTCCATATATTCATAGTTCAAATAGTGCAGGTTCAATGGAACCTAGCAATACATTTCAAAATATGGTTCGTGTAGGTATCGGAATTTATGGAATGTATCCTTCAAAAGAGGTAAATCATTCAGTTGTTTCGTTACAGCCTGCGTTGTCGTTAAAATCAAAAGTAGCCCATATTAAGCATGCGAAGAAAAATCGCGGTGTAAGTTATGGGAATACGTATGTAACGACTGGTGAAGAATGGATTGCCACCGTACCGATTGGTTATGCTGATGGTTATAATCGTCAGTTGTCTAATAAAGGGCATGCATTAATAAATGGAGTTCGAGTACCTGTTATTGGCCGTGTTTGTATGGATCAGCTCATGTTAGACGTTTCAAAAGCAATGCCAGTACAAGTGGGAGACGAAGTAGTATTCTACGGTAAACAAGGCGAAGAAAACATCGCAGTAGAAGAAATAGCGGATATGTTAGGTACAATTAACTATGAAGTTACATGTATGTTAGATAGAAGAATTCCACGTGTGTATAAAGAAAATAATGAAACAACTGCTGTTGTAAATATACTAAGAAAAAACTGA
- a CDS encoding M15 family metallopeptidase, translated as MKKRWILLGIVAMILIVGVAGINYKMYKDKQAREVNVNNIFPKAKETIANMDGDIAVISNPNSMLVLVNKSRRLPDGYKPPDLVIPKVRYSSEGDQEKKKMRKEAAGALEEMFQQADKERIFLFAVSGFRSFDRQKALNTMYKKQDGEAKTAMSSAVPGTSEHQTGLAMDITSQSAKFQLETIFGETKEGQWLSENAHKFGFVIRYTKEKESLTGYRYEPWHVRYVGNPQATYLYENQLTLEEVAE; from the coding sequence ATGAAAAAAAGATGGATACTACTTGGTATCGTAGCGATGATACTCATTGTTGGAGTAGCAGGAATTAATTATAAAATGTATAAGGATAAGCAGGCGCGCGAGGTAAATGTAAATAACATATTTCCGAAAGCGAAAGAAACGATTGCGAATATGGATGGGGATATTGCGGTAATTAGTAATCCGAATTCGATGCTTGTGCTTGTGAATAAAAGTAGGCGTTTACCAGATGGGTATAAACCGCCAGATTTAGTTATTCCGAAAGTGCGCTACTCAAGTGAAGGTGATCAAGAAAAGAAAAAAATGAGGAAAGAGGCAGCCGGTGCGCTTGAGGAAATGTTTCAGCAAGCGGATAAGGAGCGTATTTTTCTTTTTGCAGTTTCTGGATTTAGATCTTTTGATCGACAAAAAGCGTTAAATACGATGTATAAAAAGCAAGATGGAGAAGCAAAAACAGCGATGTCGAGTGCAGTTCCTGGAACGAGTGAACATCAAACGGGGCTTGCTATGGATATTACATCGCAATCTGCTAAGTTTCAGTTAGAGACAATTTTTGGTGAAACGAAAGAAGGGCAGTGGCTTTCTGAAAATGCCCATAAATTTGGTTTTGTCATTCGATATACGAAAGAGAAGGAGTCACTTACTGGTTATCGATATGAACCATGGCATGTGAGGTATGTGGGGAATCCACAAGCTACATATTTATATGAAAATCAACTGACGCTTGAAGAAGTAGCAGAGTGA
- a CDS encoding Cof-type HAD-IIB family hydrolase, protein MYKVVFFDVDSTLLSEIDRSMHESTKEAIRRLIDKGIHVVVTTGRPYSLCSQFNALGINTIISANGAHIKCGETVIHKSVLSSEIVHDLSEFAALHGHGVSYFTEDFAMNGIAADNGRVMQALSETLNLEKYPEKSRDLSEEIYCLCLYADEIEAQKFLERYPALTFERFHGYVMNVLEDNKVSKVTAIQKVLEHLNICKSEAIAFGDGRNDIEMLEYVGLGIAMGNGGEGLKIRADFVTKKASEGGILFALEKHYVV, encoded by the coding sequence ATGTACAAAGTTGTATTTTTCGATGTTGACAGTACACTTTTAAGTGAGATTGATAGAAGTATGCACGAAAGTACAAAAGAAGCGATACGTAGGTTAATAGATAAAGGGATTCATGTAGTTGTTACGACAGGGAGACCGTATAGTTTATGCTCACAATTTAATGCGCTGGGCATAAATACAATTATTTCTGCAAATGGTGCACATATCAAGTGTGGGGAAACAGTTATACATAAATCAGTACTTTCAAGTGAAATTGTTCATGATCTCTCAGAGTTTGCTGCATTACATGGTCACGGTGTTTCTTATTTTACAGAGGATTTTGCAATGAACGGAATAGCCGCGGATAATGGACGTGTAATGCAAGCGCTTAGCGAGACGTTGAATTTAGAGAAGTATCCAGAAAAAAGCAGGGATTTGTCAGAAGAAATCTATTGTTTATGTCTGTATGCAGATGAAATAGAAGCTCAAAAATTTCTTGAAAGATATCCAGCACTTACGTTTGAACGTTTTCACGGTTACGTTATGAATGTGTTGGAAGATAATAAAGTATCGAAGGTAACTGCAATTCAAAAGGTATTAGAACACCTAAACATTTGCAAATCAGAAGCCATTGCTTTTGGTGACGGTAGAAATGATATTGAGATGTTAGAGTATGTAGGATTAGGTATTGCGATGGGGAATGGCGGAGAAGGGTTAAAAATAAGAGCTGATTTTGTTACAAAGAAGGCGAGTGAAGGTGGTATTTTATTTGCCTTAGAAAAGCATTATGTCGTCTAA
- a CDS encoding GNAT family N-acetyltransferase has protein sequence MEIQKKWSLTECEIQQMKDLAHICGQHDRIDYSSDLHINFLTARNKEEINDFLFYDDTKLVGALSMYDFERPTKLELIGFVHPNYRKQRIGTTLLQTAMKEIRLRGADEALLIMNGESASGKEFAIHMELPYLHSEYSMEFKGKEVQKTTKNAIQLTLASSKSLLDLIELSSKAFGDSVENTATWLQKMMNSSSHQVYSVLINEKVIGTITVSKEDQSTTLSGFAVHPSYQGQGYGKDILTSMIHTLITKGVSTIKLDVETKNNNALKLYTQCGFEMKAKHDYYNVMNSGVNTYV, from the coding sequence ATGGAAATTCAGAAAAAGTGGTCTTTAACAGAATGTGAAATACAGCAAATGAAGGATTTAGCTCATATTTGCGGGCAACACGATCGAATTGATTATTCGTCAGATTTACATATAAACTTTTTAACTGCCCGTAATAAAGAAGAGATAAATGATTTTCTATTTTATGACGATACAAAATTAGTCGGTGCATTAAGTATGTATGACTTTGAAAGACCTACTAAACTTGAGTTAATAGGCTTTGTTCACCCGAACTATAGGAAACAACGTATAGGTACTACTCTTTTACAAACCGCAATGAAAGAAATACGATTAAGAGGGGCAGACGAAGCTCTTCTTATTATGAATGGGGAGTCTGCTTCTGGGAAAGAATTTGCAATACATATGGAGCTGCCTTATTTACATAGTGAATATAGTATGGAGTTCAAAGGAAAAGAAGTTCAAAAAACGACGAAGAATGCTATACAGCTTACTCTTGCATCTTCAAAATCACTTCTTGATCTTATTGAGCTTTCTAGTAAAGCGTTTGGAGATTCAGTAGAAAATACCGCTACATGGTTACAAAAGATGATGAATTCATCTTCCCATCAAGTTTACAGCGTCCTTATCAATGAAAAAGTGATAGGAACAATTACAGTTTCTAAAGAAGACCAATCTACTACACTATCAGGATTCGCCGTTCACCCTTCTTATCAAGGGCAAGGATACGGTAAAGATATTCTTACGTCCATGATACATACCCTTATTACAAAAGGAGTTTCAACAATTAAATTAGACGTCGAAACGAAAAATAACAATGCTTTAAAACTATATACACAATGTGGTTTTGAAATGAAAGCGAAGCATGACTATTATAATGTAATGAATTCCGGGGTGAATACATATGTCTAA
- a CDS encoding DinB family protein, with amino-acid sequence MFVQSALHQLKVAVDTSIQMLDQYTEIDLKIAPIQSKRSLFEMCAHLSLICHADLLILNGSTEKELRTFYLEHTPETITYMQQIMLEGFTLLSKTFLSYSQEELAEIKTAYWGVSYSRFEWLLEIVAHFYHHRGQIHILLCEHIKDPNVPLFQ; translated from the coding sequence ATGTTTGTACAATCTGCATTGCATCAACTTAAAGTTGCTGTTGATACTTCTATTCAAATGCTGGATCAATATACTGAAATTGATTTGAAAATAGCTCCGATTCAATCGAAGCGTTCATTATTTGAAATGTGTGCACATCTTTCTCTTATTTGCCATGCTGATTTACTCATTTTAAATGGTAGTACGGAAAAAGAGTTACGTACCTTTTATTTAGAACATACACCAGAAACAATTACATACATGCAACAAATAATGCTTGAAGGATTCACCCTTCTCTCTAAAACATTTCTTTCCTATTCCCAAGAAGAATTAGCGGAAATTAAGACTGCCTATTGGGGCGTTTCTTATTCACGTTTTGAATGGTTGCTTGAAATTGTTGCACACTTTTATCATCATCGTGGACAAATACATATTTTATTATGCGAGCACATTAAAGATCCTAACGTACCTTTATTTCAATAA